A genomic segment from Candidatus Zixiibacteriota bacterium encodes:
- the greA gene encoding transcription elongation factor GreA, producing the protein MADSNEVYVSEEGLKKMKADLHRLKHEERPKIVAEIKRAREMGDLSENAEYHAAKEVQTHIERQIADLEFKLSRVKVIKRDEVAKGKAYLFAKVTVVDVDDEDDEETYTLVPPDEIDVANNHISIESPIGVGLRGKEVGDIAEIQVPAGTIKFKITRIE; encoded by the coding sequence ATGGCTGATTCGAATGAAGTTTACGTGTCCGAAGAAGGACTGAAAAAAATGAAAGCGGACCTGCACCGCTTAAAACACGAAGAGCGTCCTAAAATTGTCGCCGAAATTAAGCGAGCCCGGGAAATGGGAGACTTGTCCGAGAATGCCGAATACCATGCCGCCAAGGAAGTCCAGACTCATATCGAACGGCAGATCGCTGATCTTGAATTCAAACTTTCGCGTGTTAAAGTAATCAAGCGGGATGAAGTTGCCAAAGGTAAGGCCTATTTATTCGCTAAGGTGACCGTTGTTGACGTCGACGACGAAGACGATGAAGAAACCTACACTTTAGTTCCCCCCGATGAAATTGATGTCGCCAATAATCATATCTCTATCGAATCGCCCATCGGCGTCGGGTTGCGTGGAAAAGAAGTCGGGGATATCGCCGAAATTCAGGTCCCGGCGGGAACGATCAAATTTAAGATTACCAGGATAGAATAA
- a CDS encoding serpin family protein, giving the protein MKKLFVYLIIVLAGLICLQCSKIIEPFNTNVRPGSDDNNPGLDPEYPDPGSDRTPEQFTAAEKSLVNSTNSFGLKLFKNINNTTPNDKNLFISPLSVSYALGMAYNGAGGETKEAIASTLELPELSPIEINLSYKNLTQILGNLDEYVTFKIANSIWYRNGFPVKQSFLDINQDYFSASVRALDFNNSSSAETINNWVDINTNGKITNIINPPIDPLTMMYLINAIYFKGGWSLPFDSDYNFDMDFTREDGSKVLRTFMRADTTFSFTENDLFQAIELMYGDSSFSIAILLPRPEHTVNDILSQLNNESWSSWMSQLENQSVYLKLPKFKFKYDISLKSILASMGMNIAFQPFVADFTPIADVNDLHISDVFHKTFVQLDEEGTEAAAVTVVIISTTSIDPTPYITINRPFLFAIRERVSGTIIFMGKVADPVWE; this is encoded by the coding sequence ATGAAAAAACTATTTGTTTATTTAATCATCGTTTTGGCGGGGTTAATCTGCCTTCAATGTTCAAAAATTATCGAGCCGTTCAACACTAATGTTAGGCCCGGTTCAGACGATAATAACCCGGGCTTGGATCCGGAATATCCCGACCCGGGATCGGATCGCACCCCCGAGCAATTTACCGCGGCCGAAAAAAGCCTGGTCAACTCGACCAACTCATTCGGCCTCAAACTATTTAAAAATATCAACAATACCACACCCAATGACAAAAACCTGTTTATCTCTCCCTTGTCCGTTTCTTATGCCCTGGGAATGGCATATAATGGGGCAGGCGGCGAAACCAAAGAAGCGATTGCCTCAACCCTTGAACTGCCCGAATTATCACCAATTGAGATTAATTTAAGCTACAAAAACCTGACTCAGATATTAGGCAATCTTGATGAATACGTAACATTTAAAATCGCCAATTCAATCTGGTACCGTAACGGTTTTCCCGTAAAGCAAAGTTTTCTCGATATAAATCAGGATTATTTCTCAGCTTCTGTCCGAGCCCTGGATTTCAATAATTCATCTTCGGCCGAAACCATAAACAATTGGGTTGATATAAACACTAACGGCAAAATTACCAATATTATCAATCCCCCGATTGATCCGCTAACAATGATGTATTTAATTAATGCCATATATTTCAAGGGGGGCTGGTCGCTGCCTTTTGATTCTGATTATAATTTCGATATGGATTTTACCCGTGAAGACGGCTCCAAAGTATTAAGGACGTTTATGCGAGCCGACACGACTTTTAGTTTCACCGAAAATGATCTGTTTCAGGCAATCGAATTGATGTACGGCGACAGCTCTTTTTCCATTGCCATTTTGCTTCCTCGTCCGGAACATACCGTCAATGATATTCTGTCTCAATTGAATAACGAATCCTGGAGCTCATGGATGTCGCAACTGGAAAATCAATCGGTTTACCTGAAGTTGCCGAAGTTTAAATTCAAGTATGATATCAGTCTTAAGAGTATTCTCGCTTCAATGGGAATGAATATCGCTTTCCAACCGTTTGTCGCCGATTTTACCCCCATCGCGGATGTTAATGATTTGCATATCAGTGATGTTTTCCATAAGACATTTGTACAACTCGACGAAGAAGGAACCGAGGCGGCAGCTGTTACCGTCGTGATTATTAGTACTACTTCGATTGATCCGACTCCATATATAACCATTAATCGCCCGTTCTTGTTCGCGATTCGAGAACGAGTATCCGGTACGATTATATTTATGGGTAAAGTCGCCGATCCGGTGTGGGAGTAA
- a CDS encoding Rrf2 family transcriptional regulator, translating to MINNRTEYAIRALWQLAEAKDHFSTSEKIAQSQEIPSKFLPQILSDLSRAGLVRSVRGYGGGVRLTRTPDKITMLDILEAVQGTIFLYDCLKGPIDCHKEPDCKLVKVYKKAQDAMKVEFKKVTLGDLRGKKKK from the coding sequence ATGATTAACAATCGTACAGAGTATGCAATTCGCGCGCTGTGGCAACTGGCGGAGGCCAAGGATCATTTTTCAACATCTGAAAAAATCGCCCAGTCTCAGGAAATTCCGTCAAAATTTTTGCCGCAGATTCTTTCTGATTTGTCGCGCGCGGGTTTGGTGCGTTCAGTGAGGGGCTATGGCGGCGGCGTTCGGTTAACCCGAACACCTGACAAAATTACTATGCTGGATATCCTTGAGGCGGTACAGGGCACGATCTTCCTTTATGATTGCCTGAAAGGACCGATTGATTGCCACAAAGAACCGGATTGCAAGCTGGTCAAGGTATACAAAAAGGCACAGGATGCAATGAAGGTTGAATTTAAGAAAGTAACCCTCGGCGATCTGCGCGGCAAAAAGAAAAAATAA
- the dnaN gene encoding DNA polymerase III subunit beta, whose protein sequence is MKFSLPKSRLTKHLQSVLTVVPSKSTLPILSNILLECLDKKIKISATDLDVTITTTFEANVEKKGSAVIPGRMLFDIVKDLPESDISLEGTSNRVELKVPNGNYKLGAISPDEFPELPVVNLKKQVNVESDSLVEMITRTTFACSNDETRPALNGVLWQTKGDRMTMVATDGHRLARVTLENKKLKGLNEDVIIPPKVLDLIPKFIGDDEESVGIIFEENRIIFNLGDTIVSSRLIEGPYPNFEAVIPEKLDKKMIISRSDLSSSVRRVSILSNSLTHQVKFGVKNNKLNLSTTNTDVGGEAKENLPCEYKGESIEIGYNAGYVADILNKIDSDEVVFELSSPVSAGIIYSTETPKDDYLCLLMPLRLTE, encoded by the coding sequence ATGAAATTTTCACTACCCAAATCGAGATTGACAAAACACCTTCAATCGGTTTTGACGGTAGTTCCCTCAAAATCAACTTTACCTATTTTATCGAATATTCTATTGGAATGTTTGGATAAAAAGATAAAAATATCCGCTACTGATTTGGACGTTACAATTACTACCACCTTTGAAGCGAATGTTGAGAAAAAAGGTTCGGCGGTTATCCCCGGAAGAATGTTATTTGATATCGTTAAGGATCTTCCCGAATCCGATATTTCCCTTGAGGGAACTTCCAATCGAGTCGAGCTTAAAGTCCCCAATGGGAACTATAAGTTGGGAGCAATCTCTCCGGATGAATTTCCTGAATTACCGGTGGTTAATTTAAAAAAACAGGTTAACGTTGAATCTGATTCTTTAGTTGAGATGATTACCCGCACAACTTTTGCCTGCAGTAATGATGAAACCCGCCCGGCTCTGAATGGCGTCCTATGGCAAACCAAGGGAGACCGCATGACGATGGTGGCGACTGACGGTCATCGCCTTGCTCGCGTCACTCTGGAGAACAAAAAACTAAAAGGTCTAAATGAGGATGTCATTATCCCCCCTAAAGTCCTCGACCTGATACCAAAATTTATCGGCGATGATGAAGAAAGTGTGGGGATTATTTTTGAGGAAAACCGAATAATTTTTAATCTGGGGGATACAATTGTAAGCTCCCGGCTAATTGAGGGGCCGTATCCGAATTTCGAAGCCGTAATTCCGGAAAAATTAGATAAAAAAATGATTATCTCGCGCAGTGATTTATCTTCCTCAGTCAGGCGCGTATCGATTCTTTCGAATTCACTTACCCATCAGGTGAAGTTCGGGGTTAAGAATAATAAGCTCAATTTATCTACGACAAATACCGATGTTGGTGGCGAGGCAAAAGAGAACCTGCCATGTGAATACAAAGGCGAATCAATAGAGATCGGTTATAACGCCGGGTATGTCGCTGATATATTAAATAAGATTGACAGCGATGAAGTGGTTTTTGAATTATCCAGTCCGGTTTCAGCCGGTATCATTTATTCAACTGAAACCCCGAAAGATGATTATCTTTGTCTTTTAATGCCGCTTCGGTTGACGGAATAA
- the dnaA gene encoding chromosomal replication initiator protein DnaA, with translation MTISGDHQKIWDDCLQYLSRRIKKQSFATWLKQTKGASDGNGELQIIVPNQFVAEWIREHYSGLIDEAIIQSHGESVPYCFSVKNEDSGQTEFNFRQMSVSSEHSSHSNIPAISRSNHNAAGMLNDRYTFENLVVGNFNQFPYAASLAVAEAPGKTKYNPLYIYGGVGLGKTHLLQGIGHYILKNDLTKRILYATSEKFTSDFIYSISRNTTSDFVNRYRNVDVLLIDDTQFFAGKESTQEQFFHTFNALYNVGKQIILTSDRAPRDIKGMEERLLSRFSSGLVTDIQPPDLETRMAILNRKVEAEYIIVGEDVISYIADSVTTNIRELEGSLIRILAYASLRGEELNLEMAERVLSDTFRTRKKIISIKAIKRKVSDSFDVEIDMLSARKKTQNIVLARQVAMYLSRNLTGNSLKSIGDAFGGRDHSTVIHACNLIEKMNLSDSGFRRRLESIQNSLSN, from the coding sequence ATGACGATCTCAGGGGATCACCAAAAAATATGGGATGATTGTTTGCAGTATCTTTCACGACGCATAAAAAAGCAATCGTTTGCTACCTGGCTGAAACAAACCAAGGGCGCTTCGGACGGCAACGGGGAGTTGCAAATCATTGTTCCCAACCAATTTGTGGCGGAGTGGATTCGGGAGCATTACTCTGGGCTGATTGATGAAGCAATTATTCAATCGCATGGAGAGAGTGTTCCTTATTGTTTTTCAGTTAAAAACGAGGATTCGGGACAGACAGAGTTTAATTTTCGCCAAATGTCGGTTTCGTCCGAACATTCTTCACATTCCAATATTCCCGCTATAAGTAGAAGTAACCATAACGCCGCCGGTATGCTCAACGACAGATATACTTTTGAAAATCTGGTCGTTGGAAATTTCAATCAATTCCCATACGCCGCCTCTTTGGCGGTAGCCGAAGCGCCCGGCAAAACAAAATATAATCCGCTATATATCTATGGCGGAGTGGGATTGGGGAAAACTCATTTGCTTCAGGGTATTGGACATTATATTCTCAAAAACGATTTAACTAAGAGAATTCTTTACGCGACTTCGGAAAAATTTACTTCAGATTTTATTTACTCGATTTCACGTAATACCACCAGCGATTTTGTCAACCGATACCGTAACGTCGATGTGCTGTTAATTGACGATACTCAGTTTTTCGCCGGTAAAGAATCGACTCAGGAGCAATTTTTCCATACTTTTAATGCTCTGTATAATGTCGGAAAGCAAATTATCCTTACATCCGATCGCGCCCCCAGGGATATTAAGGGTATGGAAGAGCGTCTCTTGTCTCGCTTTTCAAGTGGACTGGTAACCGATATTCAGCCTCCGGATCTGGAAACCCGAATGGCAATTTTGAATCGCAAGGTTGAGGCGGAATACATTATCGTCGGGGAGGACGTTATCTCGTACATCGCCGATTCGGTCACGACCAATATTCGGGAGCTGGAAGGTTCTCTTATCCGTATCTTGGCTTACGCTTCTTTGCGAGGCGAGGAGCTGAATCTTGAAATGGCCGAGAGGGTTCTTTCCGACACTTTTCGAACACGTAAGAAGATAATTTCCATCAAGGCCATTAAAAGGAAAGTCTCCGACAGTTTTGACGTTGAAATTGATATGCTTTCAGCTCGTAAAAAGACACAGAATATTGTTCTGGCTCGCCAAGTAGCTATGTATCTTTCCCGAAATCTCACCGGTAATTCACTGAAATCGATAGGCGATGCGTTCGGCGGGCGGGATCATAGTACCGTTATTCACGCCTGTAATCTGATCGAAAAAATGAATCTATCCGATAGCGGCTTTCGGAGAAGGCTGGAATCGATACAAAACAGTCTGTCAAACTAA
- a CDS encoding transposase, which produces MKSLRRFNIHNTYYFITCVTYKRHKILLDDPNLFWRCWKFDKPTAWVILPDHFHSLININNVDISKIMHDFKITYSRYFRNKYGPGRVWQNRFWDHIIRDQNDFNRHIDYIHFNPVKHGLVIDPFVFEHSSLVGYFAKGYYNRDWGVIDIPEFNDDFGE; this is translated from the coding sequence ATGAAATCATTGCGACGATTTAATATCCACAATACTTATTACTTCATCACATGCGTAACTTACAAACGACATAAAATCCTTCTCGATGATCCGAATTTATTCTGGCGATGCTGGAAATTTGATAAACCTACAGCCTGGGTCATATTGCCCGATCATTTTCATTCATTGATAAACATAAATAATGTTGACATCTCAAAAATAATGCATGATTTCAAAATTACATATTCACGATATTTCAGGAATAAATATGGACCCGGAAGAGTATGGCAAAATCGGTTCTGGGATCATATTATCAGAGATCAAAACGATTTCAATCGCCATATAGATTATATCCATTTTAATCCTGTTAAACACGGATTGGTTATCGATCCATTTGTTTTTGAGCATTCTTCACTTGTCGGTTATTTCGCAAAAGGATATTATAATAGGGATTGGGGAGTAATTGATATTCCCGAATTTAATGATGATTTTGGAGAATAG
- a CDS encoding cupin domain-containing protein: MYIKHIDEITKDEITGEGIANVCRQVPVGPEQGWSENTLRVFTLKKDGHTPKHSHDWEHVNYVISGKGTLEIDRVKHDLVRGAFAYVPPNTEHQYSNPNNDDFIMICIVPNRGNY; encoded by the coding sequence TTGTACATCAAGCATATAGATGAAATTACCAAAGATGAAATTACCGGAGAGGGGATCGCCAATGTTTGCAGGCAGGTTCCCGTCGGGCCGGAACAGGGCTGGAGCGAGAATACGCTGCGCGTATTTACGTTAAAAAAAGACGGCCACACTCCCAAACACAGCCATGATTGGGAACATGTTAATTATGTTATTTCCGGGAAAGGTACGCTTGAAATTGACCGCGTTAAACATGATTTGGTCCGGGGGGCGTTTGCTTACGTCCCGCCCAACACCGAGCATCAATATTCAAATCCAAACAACGATGATTTTATTATGATATGCATTGTCCCCAATCGCGGGAATTATTAG
- a CDS encoding decaprenyl-phosphate phosphoribosyltransferase — translation MVKNIFQLLRPHQWIKNGIVLTGLIFSGSADIPDKAITAFIAAGLFCLLSSAVYIINDIVDAEADRNHPRKAKRPIASGRVSKSTAAVLALILAVGTLGGAYFLNWEFFLTAVGYFILQIAYTFHLKHIVIIDVMSIAAGFVLRAFAGAVVIDVNFSGWLLITSFLLALFLGFGKRRHEIVMLEEGSKNHRRILESYSSYFLDQLMGIVTPAILVCYLLYAISSDVQMRLGTEYFYLTAPFVFYGIFRYIYLIYQEQKGGSPTRILITDRPILLTVILWLLCSILLLYYS, via the coding sequence ATGGTAAAGAATATCTTTCAATTATTGCGTCCGCATCAATGGATCAAAAACGGCATTGTCTTAACCGGGCTAATCTTTTCCGGAAGCGCCGACATCCCCGATAAAGCTATAACGGCTTTTATCGCCGCCGGATTATTCTGTCTCCTGTCATCGGCCGTATATATCATCAACGATATCGTCGACGCGGAGGCCGACCGCAATCACCCGCGTAAAGCCAAGCGCCCGATCGCATCGGGCCGAGTATCAAAATCAACCGCAGCGGTTTTGGCATTAATCCTTGCCGTGGGAACATTAGGCGGGGCTTATTTTCTAAATTGGGAATTTTTCTTAACCGCCGTCGGTTATTTTATCCTGCAAATCGCCTATACATTTCACCTGAAGCATATTGTTATAATCGATGTCATGTCAATCGCGGCCGGATTTGTCCTAAGAGCTTTTGCCGGAGCGGTTGTTATTGATGTCAATTTCTCCGGCTGGCTTTTGATTACTTCTTTTCTTCTCGCGCTCTTTCTGGGATTCGGCAAACGACGCCATGAAATCGTAATGCTGGAAGAAGGAAGCAAAAATCACCGGCGTATCCTTGAAAGTTATTCAAGCTATTTTCTCGACCAATTAATGGGTATCGTCACACCCGCCATTTTGGTCTGCTACCTGCTATATGCTATTTCCTCGGATGTCCAGATGCGACTGGGAACCGAATATTTTTATCTAACCGCGCCGTTTGTTTTCTACGGCATTTTCAGATATATTTATCTGATCTATCAGGAACAAAAGGGTGGCTCCCCTACCCGTATCCTGATTACCGATCGCCCGATATTGCTGACCGTTATCTTATGGTTGCTTTGCTCAATTTTGCTACTTTATTATTCGTGA
- the pth gene encoding aminoacyl-tRNA hydrolase, whose product MIKIICALGNPGKKYINTRHNFGFAVMDRLKDRLKIIKSGRADWFEYDYTKGDSKDIILITPSTFINRSGVAVAEALGLYSALPPELFVIADDFNLCLGSVRIRKSGSSGGHNGLASIIETIEDDRFPRLRAGVGPLPEGYSGHPDKISDFVLSCFAPDEMEIVNTLLDRSVAAVLEVMKNDVNLAISRYNTNNPTPE is encoded by the coding sequence GTGATTAAGATTATATGCGCCCTGGGAAATCCGGGCAAAAAGTACATAAATACGCGGCATAATTTTGGTTTTGCCGTCATGGATCGCCTCAAGGACCGACTGAAAATTATCAAAAGCGGTCGCGCCGATTGGTTTGAATATGATTATACAAAGGGTGATTCGAAAGATATAATTTTGATTACCCCCTCGACCTTCATAAACAGGTCGGGAGTGGCGGTGGCTGAAGCTCTGGGACTTTATTCAGCCTTACCGCCCGAGCTCTTTGTCATCGCTGACGATTTTAATCTGTGTCTGGGTAGCGTCAGGATTAGAAAATCGGGGTCGTCCGGAGGCCACAATGGGCTGGCTTCAATTATTGAAACTATCGAGGATGATCGTTTTCCTCGATTGCGAGCCGGTGTTGGTCCTTTGCCCGAAGGATATTCCGGACATCCGGATAAAATCTCTGATTTTGTCTTAAGCTGTTTCGCACCGGACGAGATGGAAATTGTCAACACGCTACTTGATCGCTCAGTCGCGGCCGTTTTGGAAGTTATGAAGAACGACGTTAATCTGGCGATAAGTAGATATAATACCAATAACCCTACTCCGGAATAG
- a CDS encoding DUF4062 domain-containing protein — MKSAPTVMVSSTFYDLKQVRTDLHEFIVDELGYIPLLSELPSFPVNPNDDTIENCRNRVKENADILILVIGGRYGSINDKTEKSITNLEYLAALNKGIPIYVFIEKTILNILPIWKKNLSGDFSNVVDTEKLFEFVDSIYNKERVWVFPFETAQDIIKSLRIQFAYLFNDSLKVRNRLGGTELPEYFHKLTSKSLQLALEKPDAWEYRLFFQSFIDEVEKRGDLFREYSANLKIETSEFVKSEEAVDWMQTRLHELKGISSSAEGLINEHVQKAFGKPGEPGNEEGILWVSSMLGKILEKTIKWAMRINCAHVESPFDSLVPKLAKFVEDMIPRFMMFPKENLNKLETALSDVRNGNPQDIVFKLTMDISNVDEFNKAVKKLEAYFNSI, encoded by the coding sequence ATGAAATCTGCACCAACAGTAATGGTAAGCTCTACCTTTTATGACCTCAAACAAGTACGGACTGATCTACATGAATTCATAGTTGATGAACTTGGATATATACCGCTTCTTTCGGAATTACCTTCATTTCCAGTAAATCCTAATGACGATACGATTGAAAATTGTCGAAATCGCGTCAAAGAAAATGCGGATATTTTGATTTTGGTAATTGGGGGGCGGTATGGTTCTATAAATGATAAAACCGAGAAATCAATCACCAATCTTGAATACTTGGCTGCACTAAATAAGGGCATTCCAATATATGTATTTATTGAGAAAACCATATTGAATATACTTCCAATATGGAAAAAGAACCTATCCGGGGATTTTTCTAATGTTGTAGATACTGAAAAACTGTTCGAATTTGTTGACAGTATCTATAATAAAGAGAGGGTTTGGGTATTTCCTTTCGAAACAGCGCAAGATATTATTAAAAGCTTAAGAATTCAATTTGCCTACCTATTTAATGATTCGCTAAAAGTCCGTAATCGTCTTGGCGGAACTGAACTCCCGGAATATTTCCATAAATTGACGTCAAAATCACTGCAACTTGCGCTTGAAAAACCGGATGCATGGGAGTATCGTTTGTTTTTTCAATCGTTTATAGATGAAGTAGAAAAAAGGGGCGATTTATTCAGAGAATATAGCGCAAATCTGAAAATAGAAACCTCAGAATTTGTGAAGAGCGAAGAAGCAGTCGATTGGATGCAAACCCGTCTTCACGAGTTAAAAGGGATATCATCGTCGGCTGAAGGTTTAATTAATGAACATGTCCAAAAAGCATTTGGAAAACCTGGTGAGCCTGGCAATGAGGAAGGTATTCTATGGGTTTCGTCTATGCTTGGGAAAATTCTAGAGAAAACAATCAAGTGGGCAATGCGAATTAATTGTGCCCATGTTGAATCCCCGTTCGATAGCTTGGTTCCCAAATTGGCCAAATTTGTTGAAGATATGATACCAAGATTTATGATGTTTCCAAAAGAGAATCTCAATAAGCTAGAAACCGCATTGTCGGATGTCAGAAATGGAAATCCACAAGATATTGTGTTCAAATTGACTATGGATATTTCAAATGTTGATGAATTTAATAAGGCTGTGAAAAAGCTTGAAGCATATTTCAATTCAATATAG
- the rpsF gene encoding 30S ribosomal protein S6 translates to MTLYDTTFILNPQLEESGLDERVKQAVELVNSHGGKVTRENRIGMRRLAYEIQKLTQGYYVNLVFEGNGNTVKELERRFRLDENCLRFLTCLYKEVSEKTFGSRPPQGNENIARKRDFGDRLKPKADADKEEKVAPNNVDES, encoded by the coding sequence ATGACTCTTTACGACACCACCTTTATACTCAATCCCCAGCTCGAGGAATCCGGACTTGACGAACGTGTGAAACAGGCGGTTGAACTCGTTAATTCACACGGCGGAAAAGTTACCAGAGAAAACCGGATCGGAATGCGTCGGCTGGCTTATGAAATCCAAAAACTGACACAAGGGTATTACGTTAATCTGGTCTTTGAGGGAAACGGAAATACCGTCAAAGAACTGGAGCGCCGTTTTCGGCTCGATGAAAATTGTCTGCGATTTCTAACCTGCCTTTACAAGGAAGTCTCCGAAAAGACATTCGGCTCGCGTCCACCTCAAGGCAATGAGAATATCGCTCGGAAGCGAGATTTTGGGGATCGCTTAAAACCTAAAGCCGATGCGGATAAAGAAGAAAAAGTGGCGCCTAATAACGTCGATGAAAGTTAA